The Candidatus Poribacteria bacterium genome includes the window ACGAAATTGCGCCCCCGCATTGCGTAACGCAATCAGGATAAGCCCCAACGCCCATTCTGAGACCGGATAGGAGGAACCGTTGGTAGTATCCACGGTGCGGATTCCCCGCTCCCATGCCGCTTCCAAATCAATCCGGCTGGCGAAACGATCGCCCTCTAACTCACCGATGATTTTCAGATTTGGTGCGGCGTCCAAAACCTCCGGCGTAACTGTGGGACAGCCGTGGCAGACAACCAGACCGTTGACTTCACCGACATGTTTACTGAGTTCTGCTGCTGCTTCTGGATTTTCGTTAGTGGTATAGATGCTTCCACCCTCGCAGGAGAACCACTCCCAATCAGCAAAGGTTTCAAGTCGTTCCATCTCTGCCGGGGGTAGGTAGGAATTGCGGACGCGTTCATCACAAGTTATCAGGACCTTGGGACGAAATGTTGCCATAAAGTACATCCTCCGTTATTATCATTATTGAGAATTTTTAGACGCTATAAAACCGTGGGCAGGGCATCTTGCCCGCCTAGACCGACTTCAACTTTATAAAACCGTAGACGGAGCATCTTGCCCCGCCCGGACTTGCCAAAGACTCAGATTCTGTTGCACAATTTCCTTATGAGTGCAAACAAATTCAATCTTCAACAAAGGGAAAAGTGCCGTCATAACCGAGGGCATCGAGCGTGAACTGTGGGTGGCTGACAAAGCGAATGCCGGGATACATCGGATTCTGCTGGTAGTGAAAGACAATATTCCCACGAATCTCCCCTTCGGGATCTGGTCCCATTTTGGCACCTTGGTGGGGCAGATGACTGTAGAACACCACCGCATCCCCGCTCATCGGATACAGGTCTACATGTGGCTGTTTGTCGCACCAACGCTGGAACGGATTGTTTCGATCGTCCCTGTACCAGAGATGTTCCCGAAGTTCTTCGGGAATTGCACGATGACAGAGGTCTTTGACGAAGGTAAGGCGTGCCCGATCCGGCGTGTTATCGGTCAGGTAAAATGTGGTGTTCATACAGAACCCTTGGATAAAACGTCCCGCATCGGCTTTCTCCTGTTGATACCAGTAATCGTAGAAGTCCATGTGCCATTCCTGCGTGTAGTCGTCAGGGTTGAGGTGTGCACGCACACTGCGGAGTTGGCACTGCTTCCCCAGAGTTGCCTTCAGGTATGGCGCAACGCTGGGATGCGCGATAAGTGCCCGCGTCATCTCCGGCTCCTGCTCTAGCAACTGGTTATATGACACATTGCCGACATTGTTTCTGCGGTCATATTCTCCCCGCTTGTAGCGCCCATACAGGCTATCCCGCCATTTCTGAACGGTTTTCATATCGAGGGCGTTCTTGATAAGCAGAAATCCATCGTGCTCAAGTTGCGCTAGATTTTCTTCAAATGATTTGCCTTCACGCATCAGAGTAACCTCCTTCGCTCATGTTAAGAAATAGTGCAATAGAAACCGAGTTTTTTTCGGAAAAACTCGGTTTCTATATGTGTTTTGCACTTTCTTTTTACATGAGCCAAAACAAATAGACACTTTCGCTCCCCATGTTTGGTAGGCGCTGTTTCCAACTGCGCCGTTTCAACCCATCATTTTACTGTTGGTAGACGCTGTTTCTAACTGCGCCGATTGGCAGTGTCCAAGTAATTCTAAAATCTACCATAAAACCGCGAATCAACGCTATGCAAGAGGCCAAATTGCCCCCATCTGCCATACGTCCAACGATCGCACAATCGCCTTGCCGCCGCGCGCAAATAATTCTACGCCGAGGCTATCGGGCCTTGCAGGATAGATACGCTTCGCCAAGTAGTAGCGATCATTGGCGAAAACCTCCACCACGGTCCGATCCACGAATACCCGCAATTCTATCGACTCACCGTAAGGGAGATCAAACGTGCACCGTTCCGATTCACGATTGCTCACCTCCGAACTAATGCTAGACCGGTTTGGATCCAAGATTAATTCCCGCAAGGGACGAATCTCTTGCGGCTCACGGTTGGCTGACCACGGATTGAGATTAAGGCGGATAAGGGTTTGCTCTTCGCCGTCCGGGGAACAGCAGACTTTCAGACCGAACTCCTCAGCACTCTCCCATTCAAATACCGCTCGAATCTCTAACTGATCACCACGAATTTCATCAAGCGGGTGGTCTGAGTACCCGTTCAATCGGATGTCAGAAAAGTGCGTGTGCTCACCTCGCAACGCCTCCAATTCTGGGACAGGCTCTAAAAGCAAATCTTCGTCATCGGACAGCGACAGAACCATCGGTAGAGCGAACATCCCCGCCCAACCAGACGCACGTTGGACATAGCTATAGCGTGCTTCGTGCAGCCGGCCAAACAGAATGCGCCGTCCCTTGTCATCCAACAGTGTTAATCCCTCATTGTAGACACCGGGACGACCTGCATCGCCAAGCGCCAAACGCTTGTGGCGCTCCGGGGTGAACCGTTGATTGGCATAAGTTCCTATGTAGAATTGCGCCCCACGCGGGTGGCTAGTGAAGGACAGTACATGTTTATCTCCCAGACGGAAAAAGTCAGGACAGCCGCAGTCCTCGCCCCACTCAGTGAAAACCCCTCCCTCATAGAAGGGATGCAGATACTCCCAATGAGCGAGGTCTTTGGAGGTATACAGATACGCCGCATCCGGCGGCGCGGCACCGCTGTTTCCGGTCAGGGCGTAATAAGTATCCCCTTCGACCCAAGCGCATGGGGCACCACCGATCCGAAAGTCATCTCCCGCCTGCGGATTGGATATAATCGGGTTCGCTGGGTGTTTTTCCCAGTTGATAAGCAAGTCATCGTCGCTTGTAGCGAGGCAGATACCGTCCGGCAAACCGTGATAGATGAATGTGGGCACCCCTTCTTTGTTGATAAACGCTGCACCACTGTAGCACTGGTCCCTGTCTGCTCCCTCCGGACCGGGCGGCAGCGCAATTGGGTGATCTGTCCAATGAACCAGATCCGCGCTGGAAGCGTGTCCCCAATGTATCGTGCCGTGGAAAGCTCCATTCGGATTGTACTGGTAAAAGATGTGGTATCTGCCTTTCCAGAAAATGGTTCCGTTCGGATCGTTCATCCAGTTGGCTGGACATATAAAGTGATATGCCGGACGGTACGGATCAGATGCCAATTCCAGACGGCGTGGGTCAATGTCGCGCTGCATCAATTCAGTCATCTATTTATCCCCGGATATAGGTTGCTTGGAAATAATTTCTTGGTTATCTGACTTCTATGAACTTTTACGCGGATATCCTAGAATTGCCAAGGCCTCAGTAATTTCATCCAAGATAACCGGGTCATCAATTGTCGCCGGCATCCGATACTCAACCCCATCGGCAATGCTCTTCATCGTTCCGCGCAGAATCTTACCCGACCGTGTCTTGGGAAGTCGCTGCACCACAGTCGCAACTCGGAACGAGGCGATGGGACCAATCTCCCCACGTACCATCTGGATAAGTTCCTGAATGATGAGATCCTCGGCACGTTGGACGCCAGCTTTCAGCACAATAAAGCCCATCGGAACTTCCCCTTTAATTTGGTCTGCGATCCCCACGACAGCACACTCAGCTACGTCGGGATGCGCTGCTAGTACTTCCTCCATCGCGCCGGTGGAGAGACGGTGTCCTGCCACATTGATGATGTCGTCCGTGCGGCTCATGATCCAGAGGTAATCCTCTTCATCCTTGTAGCCGGCATCCGCTGTCAAATAGTAACCCGAATAGGTACTGAGATAAGACGACTGATAACCCCCGTCGTTGTTCCATAGCGTCGGGAGGCAGCCGGGAGGCAACGGCAACTTGATGACGATATTACCAATCTGGCTCGCTTCCACCTCTGCGCCATCATCATCTAAGACCCGCACATCGTAGCCCGGGACCGGCTTGGTACAGGAACCCGGCTTTACGGGAAACGCCTCGATGCCGATGGGGTTCGCGCCAACGGGCCAACCAGTTTCCGTCTGCCACCAGTGGTCAATTACTGGGACGTTAAGTTGTTCCTGCGCCCAGATTAGCGTGTCAGGATCACATCGCTCACCGGCAAGAAAGAGTGCCCGGAAACCGCTGAGATCGTACTTACGGATATAATCGCCATTCGGATCCTCCCGTTTAATCGCCCGGAAGACGGTCGGTGCCGTGAACAAAGTACTCACCCCATGTTGGGAAATGACCCGCCAGAATGCCCCCGGATCGGGGGTGCCAACCGGTTTCCCTTCGTACAAAACCGTCGTACATCCCTTAAAAAGAGGCGCGTAGACAGTGTAGGAATGGCCAACAGCCCAACCGATGTCTGAAGCTGCCCAGTATACTTCGCCGGCATCCACGCCATAAACATTCTTTAAGCTCCAATTGAGCGCGACCAGATGACCGCCGTTGTCACGTACAACACCTTTCGGCACACCCGTTGTACCGGAAGTGTAGAGGATATAAAGTGGATCTGTTGCGGCAACCGGCACACAATCGACTGGAGTCGCGCCCTCCATAACTTCCGTCCAATCCAAATCGCGACCCTCGATCATGGACGCCTCTTCTTGGGGACGCTGTAGGATGATACAGCGCGAAGGCTTTTCTACCGCGAGTTCAATAGCGCTATCAAGTAGGGGCTTATATGCCACAATCCGGTCCACTTCAATACCGCACGAAGCGGAGAGGATGAGTTTCGGTTTTGCATCGTCAATGCGGGTTGCCAGTTCATTGGCAGCGAATCCTCCGAAGACAACCGAATGAACCGCACCAATCCGAGCACAGGCAAGCATGGCGATAACCGCCTCGGGCACCATAGGCATGTAGATAATCACCCGATCGCCTTTCTGAACGCCTTGAGCAACAAGGACACCTGCAAAACGTGCAACTTCGTCCCGAAGTTCTCGGTAGGTGAAGGTCTCAATAGTGTCTGTAACGGGACTATCGTAAATGAGTGCTGTCTGGTCAGCGCGTCCACTTTCCACATGCAGGTCGAGGGCGTTGTAGCAGCTGTTGGTCATGCCCCCTGTAAACCAGCGATAGAAAGGCTTCTGCGAGTCATCAAGCACTGTATCCCACTTCTTGTACCAGTGCACATCTTCCGCTGCCTGCGCCCAAAACGCCTCCGGCTCGTTCAATGACTGTGCGTAGATTTTCTCATAGGTATCAGACATAATTTCCGGCTCCTCCTTTCCAATCTTCAGAAAATAGGGAAGGATGGAAGATAGGCAAAAGCGAATGAAACATCTCTTCCATCCTTGCTCAAAATTGCTTACGCTGGCAAATAAAACACGCTCATTCAAAACTATAACCGTGGGTCGACAGGCTCGCTCTCTAACGCCAGAACGCCGAAGACGCATTCATGCACACGCTGAAGTGGCTCGCGGCGCACGAAGCGTTCCAATCCTTCGATACCAAGTGCAAACTCGCGGAGCGCCAACTGTCTTTTAACGCCCAAGTTACGTGCTTTCAATCGGTCTAAGTTTTCGGAGAGCAAATATTCGGGACCGTAGATGATTCTCAGATACTCTGATCCACGACACTTGACCGCCGGTTGCACCAGTCCACGCGAGCCACGCGGGTGGAAATCATACGGCTTGACGACCATTCCCTCACCACCCTGTTCCGTCAACGTCTCCCACCACTGAATCGCTCCACCCTGTGATGCTTCGTCCCCCACATCCACAACGTGGTAAGCGGTGGCTTGGAGTAGGTCAGGGTTAGCATCGCACAGCGCCTTCAGTGTTTCGAGGTGCCAGCGGTGGTCTTTGTCAGTGTACACTTTGCCCTCTACCGCTAACAGATGAAAGGGTGCAAGTTTCAGGTCGTCGAGTGATGCCACCTCCCAACAGTACTGCCGATAAGCGTTGCGATAGTGTTCGACGCTATCCTGCCGTTGGGCAATTTGCTTCTGTAGTTCTTGCACAGCCAGCCCTCGCGCTTCCGATTGTGTGAGAACATCCGCAGCATGTTTGAGCGCAATCTGCCCGGCGACACCGACCGGCGCGTATTGTTCCTTGATCAACTCCTGCGCCTTTGCAGACCACGGCATTAGCTCAGCGTCAAGACAAACCCAATCGGTTTCATGCGTTTCCCAAAACTTGATTGCATCAAAGGCGGTATGGAGTCGTTGGAGCAACGCGCCCTCTATTTCAGGGTCGCTAAAGAAGGGACGCCCTGTCCGTGTATAACAAACACCGATACTGGGTTCAATACGGTTACCCTCCGACGATTTGTCGCCGTCAAACGTGGGTTGAACTGTGCCATTGCCAATAATGCCGAATCGTTTGAGGGCAATCGTTTCATCACGACATAGCACGATAACGACACGCGAACCCATGTGCTTTTCTTCACAGATGACTTGCGACACACCTTCGTTGCGGAAGTAAGAGAACGCCTCCTCCGGGTGTTCCAGCATGTTTGGACGACCCGATGTTGCACTGGGCGACATTGTGGGCGGCAGATAGATAAGCCACTGTGGAGCAACCGCAAAGCGCGTCATCACTTCAAGCGCAGCGGCAGCATTTTCTTCACGGACAACCACATTCCCCATCAGCTGTGTGTGAATCATCAATTTTTGTAAGTAGTCAGCGATGTTGAGCAGGTCATCGTGTGCCTGCTGTGCGGTCAACTGCGGTGCCTCCGGTTCAGGCTCAAGGAACAGACGCACAGGTTCGGAATAGACCCGCTGCGCCGGGACGGACACCAATTCCTTTTCGGGATAGCGCAGAGCCGTCAGCTTGCCTCCGAACACACAGCCGG containing:
- a CDS encoding phytanoyl-CoA dioxygenase family protein, which translates into the protein MREGKSFEENLAQLEHDGFLLIKNALDMKTVQKWRDSLYGRYKRGEYDRRNNVGNVSYNQLLEQEPEMTRALIAHPSVAPYLKATLGKQCQLRSVRAHLNPDDYTQEWHMDFYDYWYQQEKADAGRFIQGFCMNTTFYLTDNTPDRARLTFVKDLCHRAIPEELREHLWYRDDRNNPFQRWCDKQPHVDLYPMSGDAVVFYSHLPHQGAKMGPDPEGEIRGNIVFHYQQNPMYPGIRFVSHPQFTLDALGYDGTFPFVED
- a CDS encoding glycoside hydrolase family 32 protein; translation: MTELMQRDIDPRRLELASDPYRPAYHFICPANWMNDPNGTIFWKGRYHIFYQYNPNGAFHGTIHWGHASSADLVHWTDHPIALPPGPEGADRDQCYSGAAFINKEGVPTFIYHGLPDGICLATSDDDLLINWEKHPANPIISNPQAGDDFRIGGAPCAWVEGDTYYALTGNSGAAPPDAAYLYTSKDLAHWEYLHPFYEGGVFTEWGEDCGCPDFFRLGDKHVLSFTSHPRGAQFYIGTYANQRFTPERHKRLALGDAGRPGVYNEGLTLLDDKGRRILFGRLHEARYSYVQRASGWAGMFALPMVLSLSDDEDLLLEPVPELEALRGEHTHFSDIRLNGYSDHPLDEIRGDQLEIRAVFEWESAEEFGLKVCCSPDGEEQTLIRLNLNPWSANREPQEIRPLRELILDPNRSSISSEVSNRESERCTFDLPYGESIELRVFVDRTVVEVFANDRYYLAKRIYPARPDSLGVELFARGGKAIVRSLDVWQMGAIWPLA
- a CDS encoding propionyl-CoA synthetase, whose translation is MSDTYEKIYAQSLNEPEAFWAQAAEDVHWYKKWDTVLDDSQKPFYRWFTGGMTNSCYNALDLHVESGRADQTALIYDSPVTDTIETFTYRELRDEVARFAGVLVAQGVQKGDRVIIYMPMVPEAVIAMLACARIGAVHSVVFGGFAANELATRIDDAKPKLILSASCGIEVDRIVAYKPLLDSAIELAVEKPSRCIILQRPQEEASMIEGRDLDWTEVMEGATPVDCVPVAATDPLYILYTSGTTGVPKGVVRDNGGHLVALNWSLKNVYGVDAGEVYWAASDIGWAVGHSYTVYAPLFKGCTTVLYEGKPVGTPDPGAFWRVISQHGVSTLFTAPTVFRAIKREDPNGDYIRKYDLSGFRALFLAGERCDPDTLIWAQEQLNVPVIDHWWQTETGWPVGANPIGIEAFPVKPGSCTKPVPGYDVRVLDDDGAEVEASQIGNIVIKLPLPPGCLPTLWNNDGGYQSSYLSTYSGYYLTADAGYKDEEDYLWIMSRTDDIINVAGHRLSTGAMEEVLAAHPDVAECAVVGIADQIKGEVPMGFIVLKAGVQRAEDLIIQELIQMVRGEIGPIASFRVATVVQRLPKTRSGKILRGTMKSIADGVEYRMPATIDDPVILDEITEALAILGYPRKSS
- a CDS encoding polynucleotide kinase-phosphatase, encoding MGETKTITVPELSLVLLIGASSAGKSTFARRHFKPTEILSSDFCRGLVSDDENDMDATEAAFDVLRYIAVKRLAARRLVVVDATNLKPEDRKPFVDLARAYHVLPIAIVLEPPQKVCTARNQARPDRDLPRSVIRQHIQQLRRSVRRLEKEGFRYIYRLRSEEEIDSVRIERQRLWTDRRDDSGSFDIIGDLHGCCDELEELLGVLGYVRNEAGIFVHPQGRRAFFLGDLVDRGPRIVDTLKLTMGMCEVGSALCVPGNHDIKLIRKLRERNKTEKFSHGGRHRSKSSGTQIVHGLAETLAEFDALPDDERETFEGKVIAFLDSLVSHYLLDDGKLVVAHAGMREEMQGRASGAVREFALYGETTGETDVFGLPIRYDWASEYRGHATVVYGHTPVPEPEWLNHTINIDTGCVFGGKLTALRYPEKELVSVPAQRVYSEPVRLFLEPEPEAPQLTAQQAHDDLLNIADYLQKLMIHTQLMGNVVVREENAAAALEVMTRFAVAPQWLIYLPPTMSPSATSGRPNMLEHPEEAFSYFRNEGVSQVICEEKHMGSRVVIVLCRDETIALKRFGIIGNGTVQPTFDGDKSSEGNRIEPSIGVCYTRTGRPFFSDPEIEGALLQRLHTAFDAIKFWETHETDWVCLDAELMPWSAKAQELIKEQYAPVGVAGQIALKHAADVLTQSEARGLAVQELQKQIAQRQDSVEHYRNAYRQYCWEVASLDDLKLAPFHLLAVEGKVYTDKDHRWHLETLKALCDANPDLLQATAYHVVDVGDEASQGGAIQWWETLTEQGGEGMVVKPYDFHPRGSRGLVQPAVKCRGSEYLRIIYGPEYLLSENLDRLKARNLGVKRQLALREFALGIEGLERFVRREPLQRVHECVFGVLALESEPVDPRL